GTCCCGTTCCACGCAACCGGGGTTGCGGGTCCCGCCGCGGGGGTCTTCGCGGTGAGCGGCGACGGCCAGACCGGCACCGTCGGCGGCGCTCTCCCCGGCCAGCCCGCCGTCCGGATGGCGGACGCGCACGGCAACCCCATCGCGGGCGCCACGGTGGAGTGGAGGGTCACGGTGGGGGGCGGCACGGTGTCCCCCGCTTCCGGGAGGACGGACGATTCGGGGCTCGCGCGCACCGCCTGGACGCTGGGGACCGTCCCCGGGTCGAACACCCTCCAGGCCCTCAGCCCGGAGGCCCCGGGCTCCCTTGCCGTCTTCCGAGCCACGGCGAGCCCCGGTGCGCCCGCGGTGGTCGCGAAGCTGGCGGGCGAGGGGCAGAGCGGCCCCGCCGGGTCGGCGCTCCCGGCGGCGCTCACCGTGCGCGTGACGGACCGCTACGGGAACCCGCTGGGCGGCATCGCGGTCGGCTGGTCGGCCACGGCCGGAGGGGGCACCCTGGACCCGCCGGCCGCGAGCACCGGTCCCGACGGGACCGCTTCCGCCCGGTGGACCCTGGGAGCGGCGACCCTCCGCCAGACGGCCCATGCGGCGGTCGGAGGGGTGGCGCCCGCACAGTTCGGCGCGACCGCGTCCTCCGGCGTGGAACTGGCGGAGCTGAGGATCTCGCCCGCGGCACCCACCATGTACGTGGGCTCGTTCCAGAGGTTCACTGTGACCCACCACGACGCGGCCGGAGCAGAGATCCCGCAGGCGTGGTCGATCCGGTGGCTCACCTCGAATCCCGGCGTCGCCCGGATGGACTACACGCGGCCCGACGGCCCCAACGTCCTCGGCGTCACTGCCGGGACGGCGACGATCACGGCCAGCAGCTTGTCGGGGAAGTTCGCGACGGCGACGGTCACGGTGGTGGACCGGGCGCCGCTCGGCGGCGACGACTTCGACACGAACACGCTGGGGAGCTACACCGCCCGCGGGGGGCCGGGTGGTGCCTGGTCCATCTCCAACGGCGTGCTGGTGGGCTCGGGCACCTCCGAGAACGCACTGCTGATCCGCAACGGCGTCTCGCTCGGGGACGGCTGGGTAGAGACCGTGACGAACCACGCGGAGGACGCGGGGCTGGTCCTCCGGTATCAGGCCGACGGCCGGTACTATCTGCTCGCTATCCGCGACGACGCGTCGGTCTTCCCGCGCGGCGAGCGGAACCTGGAGCTGTACCGTATGGACGGGAACTCGTACACCATCCTTCGCCAGATCGACGTCCTCTGGCAGCGCGGCGGCCCCCCGAGCGTGGTACGTTTCCAGGCGGTCGGGTCCACCCTCAGCGTCTTCTTCGACGGCAGGCTGGTCCATTCCCAGGAGGACTCCTG
The DNA window shown above is from Longimicrobiaceae bacterium and carries:
- a CDS encoding Ig-like domain-containing protein, whose product is VPFHATGVAGPAAGVFAVSGDGQTGTVGGALPGQPAVRMADAHGNPIAGATVEWRVTVGGGTVSPASGRTDDSGLARTAWTLGTVPGSNTLQALSPEAPGSLAVFRATASPGAPAVVAKLAGEGQSGPAGSALPAALTVRVTDRYGNPLGGIAVGWSATAGGGTLDPPAASTGPDGTASARWTLGAATLRQTAHAAVGGVAPAQFGATASSGVELAELRISPAAPTMYVGSFQRFTVTHHDAAGAEIPQAWSIRWLTSNPGVARMDYTRPDGPNVLGVTAGTATITASSLSGKFATATVTVVDRAPLGGDDFDTNTLGSYTARGGPGGAWSISNGVLVGSGTSENALLIRNGVSLGDGWVETVTNHAEDAGLVLRYQADGRYYLLAIRDDASVFPRGERNLELYRMDGNSYTILRQIDVLWQRGGPPSVVRFQAVGSTLSVFFDGRLVHSQEDSWLASPGGLGVRHYGLGPASADRFLSLRWGAP